Proteins encoded within one genomic window of Girardinichthys multiradiatus isolate DD_20200921_A chromosome 21, DD_fGirMul_XY1, whole genome shotgun sequence:
- the naa50 gene encoding N-alpha-acetyltransferase 50 isoform X1, with the protein MKGSRIELGDVTPHNIKQLKRLNQVIFPVSYNDKFYKDVLEVGELAKLAYFNDIAVGAVCCRVDHSQNQKRLYIMTLGCLAPYRRLGIGTKMLNHVLNICEKDGTFDNIYLHVQISNESAIDFYQKFGFEIIETKKNYYKRIEPADAHVLQKSLRSPCAPPSGELQKAE; encoded by the exons ATGAAAGG TAGCCGGATTGAGCTGGGGGACGTTACGCCTCACAACATTAAGCAACTGAAACGCCTGAACCAAGTCATCTTCCCGGTCAGCTACAACGACAAATTTTACAAAGATGTGCTGGAAGTTGGAGAGCTCGCAAAGCTAG CATACTTCAATGATATTGCAGTGGGGGCTGTGTGCTGCAGAGTGGATCACTCTCAGAACCAGAAGAGGCTGTATATCATGACACTCGGCTGTCTAGCTCCCTATCGTAGACTCGGAATTG GTACAAAGATGCTCAATCATGTGCTAAACATCTGCGAGAAGGACGGCACTTTTGACAACATTTATCT TCATGTGCAGATCAGCAATGAGTCCGCCATTGACTTTTACCAGAAGTTTGGCTTTGAGATCATCGAGACAAAAAAGAATTACTACAAGAGGATAGAACCTGCAGATGCCCATGTGTTGCAGAAGAGTCTGCGCAGTCCATGTGCGCCACCTAGTGGGGAGCTTCAGAAAGCAGAGTAG
- the gramd1c gene encoding protein Aster-C isoform X4, giving the protein MRRTCCGRRTFNSSKKLQNQTNLPFKPRSDRTGTLGPLRVSSPAEPMDQLSNRSGVGSDDVTDETGSLVDVGLSSEDDSSDALAPCLAVPQSPLPSYKQRMEEFKRLFKELPDSEMLILDYPCALQRDILLQGRLYLSENWICFYSNVFRSTKIVLSLRDITTMSREKMARLIPNAIQICTNTEKYFFASFSAREKSFLSVFRMWQNTLLDKTLTCPELWQMVKQHYGYDLGLNNEEMANLQVSPESSGQTSLQQKLSGGSSSGGGDDGLRRLERPNSLRLPVVEHGPLQSSTPQGEDFPSPISSPKTTNTDESRNTPSLQQNPGLLLDRRIPERLSKRSAQPFDLNANENMSDQSGSESFEEVEDRIGRSEKLGRLFVNRVFHISANKMFELLFTDSSFTRRFMDIRRISNPSFTAWEKDNSGNEKRILNYAITINNPLIGKFSTATENQTLYKESKEGQHYRVDAEVYTHDVPYHDYFYTQNRYYIISISKRKCRLRVYSDVKYRKPTWGLVKSFITKNSQSGIEDYFRQLETELLEEEAEMTQAAGEAGKLGGLRRRRRTLSRTLADHGKPSKRRRGYDGPTQMEHYRNSC; this is encoded by the exons ATGAGACGCACCTGCTGCGGAAGGAGAACATTTAACTCATCTAAGAAGCTTCAGAACCAAACAAACCTACCTTTTAAACCTCGGTCAGACAGAACAGGGACACTGGGTCCTCTCCGCGTTAG CAGCCCAGCAGAGCCCATGGACCAGCTATCCAACCGGTCAGGAGTGGGTAGCGATGATGTTACGGATGAAACAGGATCCCTGGTGGACGTCGGGCTGAGCTCGGAGGACGAT AGCTCCGATGCTCTAGCTCCATGTCTTGCTGTGCCTCAGTCTCCTCTGCCGAGCTACAAACAGAGGATGGAGGAGTTTAAGAGGCTGTTTAAGGAGCTGCCTGATTCAGAAATGCTCATATTGG ATTATCCTTGTGCCCTCCAGcgggacattctccttcagggaCGCCTGTACCTCTCCGAGAACTGGATCTGTTTCTACAGCAATGTGTTTCGTAGTACAAAG atTGTCCTGTCTCTCAGAGATATCACCACAATGTCTAGAGAGAAAATGGCTCGATTGATCCCCAATGCCATCCAGATCTGCACAAATACTGAGAAG TATTTTTTTGCTTCCTTCTCGGCAAGAGAGAAAAGCTTTCTGAGTGTTTTCCGCATGTGGCAGAACACACTGCTGGACAAG ACTCTGACGTGCCCAGAGCTGTGGCAGATGGTTAAGCAGCATTATGGCTATGATCTGGGCCTGAATAATGAGGAGATGGCGAATTTACAGGTGTCACCAGAATCGAGCGGGCAGACCAG CCTGCAGCAGAAGCTCAGCGGTGGCAGTAGTAgtggtggtggtgatgatggTCTCAGAAGACTGGAGCGGCCCAACAGCCTCCGCCTCCCGGTGGTGGAGCATGGTCCGTTGCAGAGCTCCACACCTCAAGGCGAGGACTTCCCCTCACCCATCAGCTCACCAAAGACTACCAACACG GATGAGTCTCGCAACACCCCATCTCTGCAGCAAAATCCAGGTCTTTTATTGGACCGACGCATCCCAGAGCGTCTCTCCAAGCGTTCCGCACAGCCTTTTGACCTCAATGCTAACGAGAACATGTCGGACCAAAGTGGCTCGGAAAGCTTTGAAGAAG TAGAGGACCGAATTGGCAGGTCCGAGAAGCTGGGGCGACTGTTTGTCAACCGTGTTTTCCACATAAGTGCCAACAAAATGTTTGAGTTGCTCTTTACAGACTCCAGCTTCACTCGTAGGTTTATGGACATCCGCAGGATTTCAA ATCCAAGCTTTACTGCTTGGGAGAAGGACAACTCAGGAAACGAGAAGCGGATCCTGAACTATGCTATAACCATCAATAACCCCCTGATTGGGAAGTTCTCCACTGCTACAGAGAACCAG ACTCTGTACAAAGAATCCAAGGAGGGTCAGCATTACAGGGTGGATGCTGAGGTGTACACTCATGACGTTCCCTACCATGATTACTTCTACACACAAAACCGCTACTACATCATAAGCATCTCCAAGCGGAAGTGTCGACTAAG GGTATACTCTGACGTGAAGTACAGGAAGCCAACATGGGGTCTAGTCAAATCTTTTATTACCAAAAACTCCCAGAGTGGCATTGAAGATTACTTTAGACAGCTGG AAACTGaactgctggaggaggaggcgGAGATGACCCAAGCAGCTGGAGAGGCGGGAAAGCTGGGAGGGCTTCGCAGGAGGAGGCGAACGTTAAGCCGGACCCTAGCAGATCACGGAAAGCCCAGCAAGCG GCGCCGCGGATACGACGGGCCCACACAGATGGAGCACTACCGCAATAGTTGCTAG
- the naa50 gene encoding N-alpha-acetyltransferase 50 isoform X2, whose protein sequence is MKGRIELGDVTPHNIKQLKRLNQVIFPVSYNDKFYKDVLEVGELAKLAYFNDIAVGAVCCRVDHSQNQKRLYIMTLGCLAPYRRLGIGTKMLNHVLNICEKDGTFDNIYLHVQISNESAIDFYQKFGFEIIETKKNYYKRIEPADAHVLQKSLRSPCAPPSGELQKAE, encoded by the exons ATGAAAGG CCGGATTGAGCTGGGGGACGTTACGCCTCACAACATTAAGCAACTGAAACGCCTGAACCAAGTCATCTTCCCGGTCAGCTACAACGACAAATTTTACAAAGATGTGCTGGAAGTTGGAGAGCTCGCAAAGCTAG CATACTTCAATGATATTGCAGTGGGGGCTGTGTGCTGCAGAGTGGATCACTCTCAGAACCAGAAGAGGCTGTATATCATGACACTCGGCTGTCTAGCTCCCTATCGTAGACTCGGAATTG GTACAAAGATGCTCAATCATGTGCTAAACATCTGCGAGAAGGACGGCACTTTTGACAACATTTATCT TCATGTGCAGATCAGCAATGAGTCCGCCATTGACTTTTACCAGAAGTTTGGCTTTGAGATCATCGAGACAAAAAAGAATTACTACAAGAGGATAGAACCTGCAGATGCCCATGTGTTGCAGAAGAGTCTGCGCAGTCCATGTGCGCCACCTAGTGGGGAGCTTCAGAAAGCAGAGTAG
- the atp6v1ab gene encoding V-type proton ATPase catalytic subunit A, giving the protein MDISKLPKIRDEERESQFGYVHGVSGPVVTATAMAGAAMYELVRVGHSELVGEIIRLEGDMATIQVYEETSGVSVGDPVLRTGKPLSVELGPGIMGSIFDGIQRPLKDINDLTNSIYIPRGVNIGALNRDLKWEFSPCKSLRVGSHITGGDIYAMVYENSLIKHKIMLPPKNRGTVTYVAPPGNYDISDVVMELEFEGVKEKFTMVQVWPVRQVRPVTEKLPANHPLLTGQRVLDALFPCVQGGTTAIPGAFGCGKTVISQSLSKYSNSDVIIYVGCGERGNEMSEVLRDFPELTMEVDGKTESIMKRTGLVANTSNMPVAAREASIYTGITLSEYFRDMGYNVSMMADSTSRWAEALREISGRLAEMPADSGYPAYLGARLASFYERAGRVKCLGNPEREGSVSIVGAVSPPGGDFSDPVTSATLGIVQVFWGLDKKLAQRKHFPSVNWLISYSKYTRALDEYYDKHYPEFVPLRTKSKEILQEEEDLAEIVQLVGKASLAETDKITLEVAKLIKDDFLQQNGYTPYDRFCPFYKTVGILSNMIAFYDMARHAVETTAQSDNKITWAMIKEHMGEVLYRISSMKFKDPVKDGEAKIKAEYAQLLEDMQNAFRTLEE; this is encoded by the exons ATGGACATTTCCAAGCTGCCTAAGATCAGGGATGAGGAGCGAGAGAGTCAGTTTGGATATGTTCACGGTGTCTCTGGACCAG TGGTGACGGCCACGGCCATGGCAGGAGCCGCCATGTATGAGCTGGTTCGTGTCGGTCACAGTGAGCTAGTTGGGGAGATCATCAGGCTGGAGGGAGACATGGCCACCATCCAGGTCTACGAGGAGACGT CTGGTGTGTCGGTGGGAGACCCTGTGCTGCGGACAGGTAAGCCTCTCTCTGTCGAGCTGGGTCCAGGGATCATGGGGTCCATCTTTGACGGTATCCAGCGACCCTTAAAGGACATCAATGACCTCACAAACAGCATCTACATCCCCAGAGGAGTCAACATTGGCGCCCTCAACCGAGACCTGAAGTGGGAGTTTTCTCCCTGCAAGAGCCTGCGA GTTGGGAGTCATATCACAGGAGGAGACATCTATGCCATGGTCTATGAAAACTCCCTTATCAAGCACAAAATCATGCTCCCTCCGAAGAACAGAGGCACTGTGACCTACGTGGCTCCACCTGGAAACTATGACATCTCT GATGTGGTGATGGAGCTGGAGTTTGAGGGTGTGAAAGAGAAGTTTACCATGGTGCAGGTGTGGCCCGTCAGACAGGTGAGACCTGTCACGGAGAAGCTACCTGCCAATCACCCACTGCTGACCGGACAGAGGGTGCTGGACGCCCTTTTCCC ATGTGTTCAAGGAGGAACCACAGCCATCCCAGGAGCCTTTGGCTGTGGGAAAACCGTCATCTCTCAGTCGCTGTCCAAGTACTCCAACAGCGACGTCATCATCTACGTAGGCTGCGGGGAGCGTGGTAATGAGATGTCAGAAGTGCTGCGAGACTTCCCTGAG CTGACGATGGAGGTGGATGGAAAGAcggagagcatcatgaagagaaCAGGGCTGGTGGCTAACACCTCCAACATGCCTGTCGCTGCCAGAGAGGCCTCCATCTACACAG GAATCACATTGTCCGAGTACTTCAGAGACATGGGATACAACGTGAGCATGATGGCTGACTCCACTTCACGTTGGGCCGAGGCTCTTAGGGAGATTTCAGGACGTTTGGCAGAAATGCCTGCTG ACAGCGGATATCCGGCCTACCTGGGAGCCCGACTCGCCTCCTTCTACGAGCGTGCAGGAAGAGTGAAGTGTCTCGGCAACCCTGAGAGGGAGGGCAGCGTCAGTATTGTTGGAGC TGTATCACCTCCTGGTGGCGACTTCTCTGATCCTGTTACTTCAGCCACACTTGGTATTGTACAG GTGTTCTGGGGTCTGGACAAGAAGCTGGCTCAGAGGAAGCACTTCCCTTCTGTCAACTGGCTGATCAGCTACAGCAAATACACTCGCGCTCTGGATGAATATTACGACAAGCACTACCCGGAGTTTGTGCCACTGCGTACCAAATCAAAGGAAATCCTGCAAGAGGAAGAAGACCTGGCTGAGATCGTGCAGCTTGTCGGAAAG GCCTCATTGGCAGAAACCGATAAAATCACACTGGAAGTGGCCAAACTGATTAAAGATGACTTCCTGCAGCAGAACGGTTACACTCCTTATGACAG GTTCTGCCCCTTCTACAAGACAGTGGGCATTCTGTCCAACATGATAGCTTTCTATGACATGGCCCGGCATGCGGTGGAGACCACAGCCCAGAGCGACAACAAGATCACCTGGGCCATGATCAAGGAGCACATGGGAGAAGTTCTCTACAGGATTAGCTCCATGAAGTTCAAG gacCCGGTTAAAGACGGCGAGGCCAAGATCAAGGCCGAGTACGCACAGCTCCTGGAGGACATGCAGAACGCCTTCCGCACGTTGGAAGAATAG